Below is a window of Nostoc sp. KVJ3 DNA.
ACCAGCAATCATACCCATTGCCACTAGCAACCCTAACACCAAAATTAGTTTTACACTATCCAAGTAATGATTAAACTCTTGTAGACTTCGCCCTACCTGCATATATCCCCAGTCTTGATAATTTTGGGTATGCAGTGCTAGGGTAATTTGATGGTAATCCTTACCTTTACTATCTTTGAGAAATTGCCAAATTTTTGGATCAAAAACATCAGGTAATCCCTTGGGATAATAACCAGCATTAGCAACTAATTTTCCTGAAATATCAAAAAAACGTATATAGTAGCTAGTTTTAGTAACAATACCAAGAAGATGGCGTTTAGAATGCGGATGTTTTTGAATACAATTAGTAGCTTGAATTCCACAGTTATCTAGATTTGGGAATAACTGATGCGCTAAAGGTTTCAAATCTCCAGGCGACTGTAGTTTTAATTCAATACTATCGTGCAGTGTCCCCCCCACAGACTCGATTTCACTGTCTAAAGCCACCACATGAGCATGAAACACTGCTCGATAGAAACCGAAAGCAGATATGCTTAAAATTAAACCCATAACGATCGCATAATACAGAGCCAACCGAATACGGGTAAGTCGAAACAGCTTATTCTGATTCATTGGTGAAATTCAGACGATATCCCATACCGTGCAAAGTTTCTATCAAATTAGGACAGTCGCTATTGCTGAGTTTGCGACGTAATAAACGTATTTGTGCCGCCACTACATTACTACTAGATTCCGCATTAACTTCCCAAATTTGATTGCGAATTTGTTCAGTAGTGACAATCTGCTTGGGGTGCTTCATAAAATATTCCAATAGTTGGAACTCTTTATTAGTTAAAGGAATGCTTTGCTGTTCGCCTATACTATTTTGTCTTACAACTGTACTATTGCCGTAATCTAGAGTCAAGTTACCAACAGTCAATTGTTGAGGTTGGAAATGTGGAGAGCGGCGCTGCAAAGCCCGCAATCGTGCTAGCAATTCTACCATGCCAAAGGGCTTCACTAAGTAGTCATCTGCACCTGCATCTAAGCCAGTAACCTTATCTTCCATTCTATCTTTAGCGGTTAGCATCAAAATAGGAAGAGGATTTGCTTGAGAACGCAGTCTTTTACACAGTTCTAAACCACTAATTCCTGGAAGCATCCAGTCAAGAATTGCTACTGTATATTGTGCCGAACTATTTTCTAAGTAAGCCCATGCTTCAGTACCATCCATTACCCAATCAACCAAGTATTTTTGTTGATTTAAGGTACGCTTGATAGCAGTCCCTAAATCTGGCTCATCTTCGACTAGCAGCACCCTCATATCAAATTCAGTAGTTTAAGGTTCGTTGTAAATTTGTGATGTAAACATAGTTTGCAATAGGGTTGTCCCCTAATAAATAATGTTACAGAAGTTTATGAAATTAGGATGAAATTGCTATGAAACCACATCTATTTTGAGAACCATACTTTTTAAAAGTAGTAGGAGCATCTTGCTCCCTGCTGGTAGTAGCGGGCAAGATGCCCGCACTCCTGGTTTCAAAATGGACGAGGTTTAAATATCATAATTTGCTATCTAAACTTGTGGCTTAGTAGAGACGAAACGAAGCCACACCTATGGGAATTTCTGCATCAATGCCAACCTCTTTAGCCGAGAAGCTGTAGACAGAACCATTACCAAGATTTTGTCTTTTTATTTTCTTAAGCTCAATCTCAAACTTAGTGTTAGGAGCAACTGCTTCGGGGAAAGCTAGTAGTATTATTTGACCGTTGACAGATATATTGGTGTTAACCTTATGTTGATTTTCATCAACAACATCAATATTGCTAACGTCATTACTCACAGTTACATTATTTGGAACTTTGATAAGTATTTGGGTAATAGCTTTGCTATTTTTGGGAACGTGTAAACGGAAAGTATGTCTAAAAATTCCCCAGCGTGTGGGAGGGAATTGTGCATTTCCATCAATATGGATAACTCTACCATCATCGGTTCTAGTACTTGCATAGCTAGGAGCAATAATAGCTGTGCTACTCAGAGTCAATATAACAGCGTAAATTAATAACCTCTTCATATTTACCTCCAAAATAATTAAATACGTTAGCTAAAGTGCAGGTTCATGCTTTATTAGTGAATCTGCTCTTAATAGATAGATCAAAATTGGGCAAAACCACAAAATACTACCTTTAGACAGCTATTGATCAGGATAAATAGGCAGTTAATTTGACATTATCAGATTCAAGTTTTCTGTGATGTTCTTGCTGAAGAGATATGCTACCTCTATCTAATAGCATGACAAGTCCTAATGAAATTAGGATGAAATTTTCATACTTGTAACTAAAATATATAAATAAAATAAAGCTTGCAGAAAAATCTCATAATCTGTTAAATAAAGTCTTTATCATACCTAAATGAAATCAGGATGAAATTTATACATTTTCTTAGGAATAAATTAGCATCATGTCATTAGATAGATGCTCTTACGCCGACAATCGTCTAACGTGAATTATTAGAAGTATAACTACAGCTTCATAACTGATTCATTTAGTTAGTTAGGAAGAAAATTATGACTCAAACTACGTAATCTATCTTTAAAACTTGCATTCAAGCTTATTTAGAATCCCCTGAAGCTGAATATATGCTACCCAATTTACCTTTGAATAAAAGTCATTAAAATGAATAACAAAGTTTTAACTTACAGTCTTGTTACTCTACTGACAAGTACCACTATTACAGCTTTTTCCATTATTGAGAGCGCCAAAGCCAGCGATCGCAATCAAGTTAAAGCTCCCAATCCAACCAGTACAAGCCCTATGCCTGGTGGAATGAACATGAGGGCTGACGTAGATAAGTCGTTTATTGAAATGATGATTCCTCATCATCAAAGCGGTATTGAAATGGCTCAAATGGCTTTGAACCGAGCTAAAAGCCCTGAAGTCAAAAAGCTGGCGCAATCCATAATTTCAGACCAAACCCGTGAAATTCAGCAGATGCAAACTTGGTACAAGCAGTGGTATGGCAAAGAAGTCCCTAAAAACGTCATGAATATGGGTACAGGTATGGGCATGGGTAGAGGTATGAATATGGGTGCAGGTATGAATATGGGCGAAGCAATGAAAACTTGTATGCAGCAGCAAAATATGGAGATGATGACAAGCTTGCAAAATTCGTCTGACTTTGATCAGGAATTTCTCCGTCAAATGACTCGCCATCACCGAATGGCGACAATGATGAGTGGTA
It encodes the following:
- a CDS encoding DUF2808 domain-containing protein, with translation MKRLLIYAVILTLSSTAIIAPSYASTRTDDGRVIHIDGNAQFPPTRWGIFRHTFRLHVPKNSKAITQILIKVPNNVTVSNDVSNIDVVDENQHKVNTNISVNGQIILLAFPEAVAPNTKFEIELKKIKRQNLGNGSVYSFSAKEVGIDAEIPIGVASFRLY
- a CDS encoding DUF305 domain-containing protein; this translates as MNNKVLTYSLVTLLTSTTITAFSIIESAKASDRNQVKAPNPTSTSPMPGGMNMRADVDKSFIEMMIPHHQSGIEMAQMALNRAKSPEVKKLAQSIISDQTREIQQMQTWYKQWYGKEVPKNVMNMGTGMGMGRGMNMGAGMNMGEAMKTCMQQQNMEMMTSLQNSSDFDQEFLRQMTRHHRMATMMSGMVANSARHTEVRNLAQSIVKSQSTEIAQMQQLLQPMNTQNRNTPTRTIK
- the rppA gene encoding two-component system response regulator RppA, which codes for MRVLLVEDEPDLGTAIKRTLNQQKYLVDWVMDGTEAWAYLENSSAQYTVAILDWMLPGISGLELCKRLRSQANPLPILMLTAKDRMEDKVTGLDAGADDYLVKPFGMVELLARLRALQRRSPHFQPQQLTVGNLTLDYGNSTVVRQNSIGEQQSIPLTNKEFQLLEYFMKHPKQIVTTEQIRNQIWEVNAESSSNVVAAQIRLLRRKLSNSDCPNLIETLHGMGYRLNFTNESE